In Deinococcus psychrotolerans, the genomic window ACAGGAGTTACCATGCACGTTTTTTTACCTGACGGAAAACAACTCGACCTGCCCGAACACGCCACTGCGCTTGACGCCGCCAGAGCCATCGGCCCGCGCCTGGCCCAAGACGCCCTCGCCGCGACTGCCAACGGCGTGCTGACGGATCTGGTCACGCCGCTGCCCGAAGGGGCCGAGATCAGCCTGATTACCAAGAAAAACCCCGGACAGGCCCAGAGCGTCTTCCGGCACTCGCTGGCCCACACCATGAGTCAGGCGGTGGGCGAATACTACGGGCGCAAGGGGTTTCCCAAAGAAGCCGTCAAGCGCGGGGTGGGGCCGAGCATCGAGAATGGTTTTTATCAAGATTTTGATTTGCCCGAGCCGCTGCGCGAAGAAGACTTGCCGGACATTGAAGCCATCATGCGCGAAATCATCGGGCGCAATTTGGACATCACCCGAGCCGACGTGGGCAAGGCGGCGGCGCTGGAGCAGTTCAGCTACGATCCTTACAAAGTCGAGCTGATCTCGGAGCTGCCCGAGGGCGAGCCGATCACCTTCTACACGCAGGGCGAGTATGTAGACTTGTGCCGGGGGCCGCACTTCCCGAGTACCGGCAAGCTGCCCACCGCCTTCAAGCTGACCAGCACCTCGGGCGCGTACTGGCGCGGCAATGAAAAGAATCCGATCTTGCAGCGCATTTACGGCGTGGCTTTTGCTTCCCAAAAAGAGCTGGACGAATACCTGGAACGCCTAGAAGAAGCCAAGAAGCGCGACCACCGCAAGTTGGGCCGCGAAATGGAGCTGTTCACCATCGATCCGCTGGTGGGCAAGGGCCTCCCACTATGGCTGCCCAACGGCACGGTGCTGCGTGAGGAACTGACCCGTTTCCTGCGCGAACAGCAATTTCAGCGTGGCTATCAGGGCGTGATTACCCCCAACATCGGCAATTTGGAACTGTACAAGGTGTCGGGCCATTATCAGAACTACAGCGACAGCAACTTCTCGCCGATCACGGTAGACGACGAGCAGTACATGCTCAAGCCGATGAACTGCCCGCACCACGTCCGCATTTACGCCGCCAAGCCGCGCAGCTACCGTGATCTGCCGGTGCGGCTGGCCGAGTTCGGCACGGTCTACCGCTACGAGCAGTCTGGCGAACTCAACGGCCTGACGCGGGTGCGCGGCTTTACCCAAGACGACGCCCACATCTTTTGCCGCCCCGACCAGCTCAAGACCGAGTTTTTGAACGTGCTGGATTTGACGGTGCTGGTGCTGAAAACCTTTGGCATGAACGACGTGCGCTTCCGCGTGGGCACCCGCGACGAAGGGGGCGATAAGTACGTGGGCAGCGACGAAAACTGGACGGCTGCCGAGGCTCAGATTATCGAGGCGGTGAGCGAAGTGGGCCTGCCGTACAGCATCGAGCCGGGTGACGCCGCCTTCTACGGCCCCAAGCTGGACTTCGTGGTGCGCGACGTGATCGGGCGCGAGTGGCAGCTCGGCACCATTCAGGTGGACTACAACCTGCCGGAGCGCTTCGACATCAGCTATACCGGCGAGGACGGTCAGGAACACCGCCCCGTGATGATTCACCGCGCACCGTTTGGCAGCTTGGAGCGCTTCGTGGGCATTTTGATCGAGCATTACGGCGGCGACTTTCCGCTGTGGCTGGCCCCGCGCCAGATTGCCATCATCCCTATTGCGGATCGCCACAATCCTTATGCCGAAGAACTCCGCGCCGAGCTGCACGCGGCAGGCCTCCGGGCTGAGGTGGACGATTCCAGCAACCGGATGAACGCCAAAGTGCGTCAGGCTGAACTGTCCAAGATTCCAGTGATGCTGATCGTGGGCGACAAGGAGCAAGAGGAGCGGGCCGTCAGCGTGCGTGAGCGCACCCCGGAAGGCCACAAGGAGCGCAAGGGCGTGGGCTTCGACGACTTGAAGGCTGAGTTGCTGGAAAGGTATCAGACGCGGGCGTAAGATAACTACAGAACCGCCGCCGACCTCTGTAGGGTCGGCAGCAGTCTTTTTATCTGTGGCTATTTGGCAGTGAGAATGCCTGTTCTGGGGATGACTTCGGGTGGGCTCTTGAGCGTCGGATCAAGCTTGAGAAGAATCGCCGTATTTGCCGGAGCTTTTTGCCAAGCTTTAACGGAATCGGCAAAATGAAAGCTTTTGATCAATGTTTTGCCAGAGAAATTCAAATTGAAGAAATTTGATGTGCCGGAAGCATCAGCGTGAGTCATCATCGAACTGACGTATTTCCCTTTAGGCATAGTACTGTCGTTTATATTCATACGCTTGATAGCCAGAGCGTAGATTTGTTTTGGAATCAAGTCATGAACAATCAAAGGAATGTGTTTCCCTTTCGTGCTGAGGAGAGGATCCCAATCTATGAATCCACTGCCTTGAACCGGTCGACTCAATAATTCTGCAATCTGCTGATTCCACAACTCCAAGAAAGGAAAGGTGTTCATTCCAGCCAGTTCAGATGGCATATTGAAAGCTTGGCCATCAACCGAGATCTTCACTGCGGTGTTAGACATGTCCATACTAATTGGCCATGCCGATTTCAAGATCAAAAGCGTCATTTCATTAAAGTCGACAAATGCAGGTGGAGTGACGTAAAAACCGTATTTTTTAGGAAGCTCCATCCCCTCAACCTTACGTCTTACCGCAGAACCAAGATCTAAAGAGACATGGTTGGAAAAAACAAGTTGAGCGCGTTCGTCATTTCCAACAATCTTTATGGGCGTCCCTTTAAATATGCCCGCGACTTCCGAGAAGCTCAGGAGACTCTTTATCTGGTCGCCGGAGTCTCCACTTGAAACGATTCTGAGTGGGTAGCGGGGATCAGCGAAACTGCTGGGTGTATCTGTGATAGGAAAGGCCGAAATCATCCTCAACTGCCAGCCCATCCACGTCACTGCCAGCACGCCGACGGCGACCACGACATTCAGCGCAGGATGAACGTAATGCACTCGCCTGAGCGCTTGATTGGCTTCGTCCGGCGATCCCAGCTCACTCAGCACCCGCGCTGCGAAGTCACCCGGCTCCAGTCCTTGCGTTTGGAGTGCCTGCATCCGCTCAACAATGTGGCTTTCCAATTCAGCGCGGACTTCTATCCGTTGCCGACGTGCCAGTCCTCTGGTGACCCGCTTGAGATAGCGTTCAACCTCGTTCATACGCCGCCAAACGGCTGCATGGCCTTTGCAAAAGTGCGCCAGCCGGTTTGCTCTTCGCGCAGGCGTTTCTCGCCGCTTTCGGTCAAACGGTAGACTTTGCGCGGTGGGCCGCCAATATCGCTCGGCTGCTGACTCGCCGCGATCAGTTTTTGTTTCTCCAATCGGTGAAGCGCCGGATAAAGTGTGCCTTCCTTAAATGAAAACGCGCCCTCGGTGCGCCCCTGCACTTCCTGAATGATCTTTAGGCCATACAGTGGCCCACCTTCCAATGTGGCCAGCAGCACCAAATCAAGGTGGCCTCTAAGCTTATTGGTATCCACGTTCTCGCCTCCTGAAGCACAACTTCCTTGCTTGCCTATATAGTGAAGCAAGGTAGACAGTTTGACAACCCCCCACTGCGTTGCTATCATTCCACTCGCTTCGCCCTGGGCCTTTAGCTCAACGGTTAGAGCAGTCGGCTCATAACCGATTGGTTGCCGGTTCAAATCCGGCAAGGCCCACCAAGACGTGCCGTACACAGTATGGGCGGTTAGCTCAGTGGTAGAGCATTCGCTTCACACGCGAGAGGTCGTAGGTTCAAGTCCTATACCGCCCACCAAATTTAAGCCCGCCCAGTGCGGGTTTTTTCGTTTGGCCTTTCTACCCGACTCGGCAGCCGTTTAGAACGTACTGGCAGCTTGAATCTGGTCTCGGTGGGTAGTGGTGAGGTAGATAATCACCGCGCCGATTAAAACCAGAAAAATGGCACTGGTGGTTAGCGTACCGAGGTTGAGGCCACCCGCATCTTTGGGCTGCGACAAAAAGTCGCCGATGGACGCGCCCAGAGGCCGGGTCAGGATGTAAGCGATCCAGAAGGCCAGCACCGCGCCCAAGCGTAAGAAGGCGTGGGCAAACGCCACCAGCGCGATAATACCGCCAAAAATCAGCGCTGAAGGCCAGTAGCCCAGCGCCAGCTTCTCAGCCACCAAATCGCCCGTCGCCGTTCCGAGCGCAAAGGTGAACAGCACCGCCAGCCAATAAAACCCTTCGCGCTTGAACGTAAAAATGCTGTGGATGGACAGCGTTTTCTCGCTGGCATACCAAGCCGCAAACGTCGCAGCCAATGCCACTGAGAAAATCCCGCTGGAGACCCATAAACTGACGCCGAAATTGTCGGTCATGTTGTCGGTAATCAGGGTGCCGACCACGCTGATGAGCATCACCGCCAGCCAGTAGACCACCGGCACATAGCGGCGCGACCGGAACTGCACCACCAAGATCGCCGCGAGCACCGCGCCCATGACCAGCGTGGTGCCGGTCAAGCCCAGATTCAGATTGGTATTCAAAAAATCCGCCGCTGTCTCGCCGATGGTGGTGCACAAAATCTTGATGATCCAGAAAAACAGCGTGACTTCCGGCACCTTGCAAAGCATGGTTTTGAGGGTGGTGTTCTGATCAAGGGTTCCTAAGCTCATACGGGTCTCCTTTGGACTGCTCAGCAGTGGGCAGCACCTTCAGGGCCAGCTTAAAAACATTTGGTTAAGGCACGGTATAGTCAAAAAAATGGCGGAAGTTCGATTGAAATTCCCTCAACTGGGCCATTGGTTTTATAAATGCTCTGATTTCAGTCATTCAACTCTTCCATGAGCTAAACATAAGATACCCAGATTGAAATCGTATCCTACCGAACAATACTGAGTAACAAGAGTTCGAGATATACTTAGATTTTATCTTAGAGCTTCAGACTGCTTAAGCAGGACAGGAGACACCATGAAAAATACAACTGTAATTCTTTTTGCGGCCCTCGCTCTCGGCAGCGCTTCAGCTCAGGGTACAGACACCATCGCCAGCATCGTCACCAAAGACGCGCAGTTCAGCACTCTGCTCGCGGCCCTCAAAGCAGCTGGCCTCGACAAGACGCTGGCCGGTAAGGGGCCGTTCACGGTGTTCGCACCGACCAACGCAGCGTTCGCCAAGATTCCCAAAGCCACTCTGGACGCCCTGCTCAAAAACAAAAAGGAACTCACCAAAGTGCTGACCTACCACGTGGTCGCCGGCGACGTGATGGCCGCTGACGTCGTCAAAATGAAGTCCGCCAAGACCTTGGAAGGTTCCAGCGTCAAAATCAATGTGATGGGTAAAAACGTGATGTTAGACAAAGCCAACGTCACCAAGACCGACATCAAAGCGTCGAACGGCGTCATTCACGTCATTGACACGGTACTGATGCCGAAAATGTAAACCGCTCCACACGAAACAGCCCGCTTCCAGACATTGTGGAAGCGGGCTGTTTCGTGTCGGGCTTAGCGGTAATTTCCAGTGTGACCCAGCGAATAGCGGCCCGGCTGCGGAAAGAAGGTCAAGCCGTGCGGCCCGTTGCCGACTTTGATTTTCTTGAGCAGCTTGCCACTTCGGGTATCAAAAACGTAAACCACGTTGCTGCGCCGACCCGACAGCCACAGTTGCTTGCCGTCTGCCGAGACGCTGCCCATATCGGGACTGCCGCCACCGGGAATCTTCCACTTGGCGATCAGCTTGCGCTTGGCAAAATTCAGCACGCTGACACTGCCCTCGTCGCGGTTGGAGATGAACAGGCGGGTCGCGTCACGGCTGGGATACAACCCGTGTGCGCCTTTGCCGGTGGGAATGAAACCGATCTTTTTCGGAACCGGGCCTGAGCCGTCAATGACGTGCAGCCCATTGCTCATCATGTCCGCCACGTAGTAGACCTTACCGTCCGGCGCGATTCGCACGTCCTGCGGCATTCCGCCGACGTGCAGCTTCCCGGTAACGCTGCGGGAAGTCAGGTCAAGTTTGATGAGGTCGCCGCTGAACTCGCAGGCGGCCAGAAGGTGCTGACCATCCGGGCTGAAATCCATGTGGTTGACGCCCTGACACGGCACGGCGATGGAGAAAGCGGGCGTCATGGTTTTGACGGCCAGAAAGTCCAAGCGGGCCTGATTTTCAGCCACCACCAAAGCGTATTTACCGTCCGGCGTAAAATAGAGGTTGTAAGGATCGGGCGTGGGAACCGGCTTACCGGGTTGGCTGCTGCGCGGGTCAATCGGGGTCAGCGATTGCCGCCCTTTGTCGCTGACGACGTACAGCGTCTGGAGGTCGTGCGCGGCCACCACATGCTGAGGCTCAGTGTCGACCCGGAAGGTGGACAGGACTTTGAACGTTTTGGGATCAATGACGCTGACGGTGCTGTCCAGACCATTGGGCACGTAGACGCGGGCGGGAATGCCCTTTACGGCTGGGCTGAGCATTCCCGCAGCGGTGTGGGCGTAGAGATTGAGGGCGTGTGACGGACTCAACGCCGCTAAGCTGAGCACCACCGCCAAGCGCCGCACAAGCTTCATTTGACCGGCCAGACCAAGTGGGCTTTGGCTTCTTGCAGCTTGTGGCGCTTGATGGCCGAGTGTAAAGTTTGCAGCGGCGCACCAGCAGGCAAGTGGAGCGAGGCGACATCCAGCGCGTAGTAATCAATATAAAGGTCGTGTCGGCCTTTGGCGCACACCGCCGTGTACCCGGCTTGGTTGGCTTCGTTGGTGGCCGCTTTGCCGCCCGCGACGCTGAGCGAACGGGCCGACGCCGCTTTGAGCTGAGTCGTTCCCAGCGGCAAGTCGAAGATCAGCCACCTTCCGCTGAGTGCGCTGGAGCGCTGATCCCAGAAGATGACGGCGTAACTTTTGGTGCCGCTCGGCGGCGTGCCGGAGAACGTGAGCACAGGTGTGGTGGCCGCGCCGCACTTGAGAGCGGTATCACCAGCGGAAAAGGCAACGGCAAACGGAGCCGGAGCCGCCTGCGCGGTGGAAAGAGCAAGCAGAACAACCGCACTCAAACGCTGATTTGTGTTCATCTCCGGAATCGTTTCAGAGTTTGCTAAACACCAAGTAAAGCCGCCGTCTGGCGCTTCAACATTCCGGCTTGACTGTTGGAAATTCAGCCGCGTCATACGTGTGCTCTACAGCCTCTCTCAATGATCTGATTGAGTGGCGACAGCAGCGGACTCATGCGGTCGCAGGATGGCTGACTTGGCGCGTCAATGGTGCAGCAGCACCAATGCGCACAAGGTCAGCAGCAAGGTCGGCAAAGTCACGGCCCAAGCCAGCCGCAGATACTCGCCCCAAGACACCTGCCACTTCCGCGCCGCGAGCAGGCGCAGCCACAGCAGCGTCGCCAGACTGCCCAGCGGCGTGAGTTTGGAGCCGAGGTTGGCCGCCACGATGTTGGCGTAGACCGCCAGCGTTTCGGCGTGTGGCGGCAACTTGGCCTGTTCGATGCCCAGCGCTCCGATCAGCAAGGCCGGAAGGTTGTTGGACACGGCTGAGGCCAGCGTCATCAGCCCGCCGAGGCCGTAGGTCAGCGCCCAAGAACCGCGCTGCCACAGCGCCGCGAAGACGCTTCCCGCCGCGTCGGTGACTCCGGCATTGCGTAAGCCGTAGACCACCAAATACATGCCCAGTGAAAAGACCACCACCGACCACGGCGCATTTTTGAGCACGGCCACCGCCGGACGGCCCCGTGCCCAAGCGGTCAGCAGCAGCGCCGCCGCCGCCAAGAGCGCGGGCAGACTTTCAGGAATGCCCCAGCGCGGCGCAAGAAAAAAACTGATCAGCAGCGCTGCCAGCAACCCCGCGCCCACCCCGCATACCGCTGTGTCTTGCAGCGCTGAGTTGGGCGCAGGCAAACCCTGTACGGCGTACCCGGCTGGCAAACTTTTATGAAAGCGCCACCACAGCGCTGCCAACCCCGCCGCCACCGCCGCCAAATTGACCGGCCCCATCACAGCGACGTAAGCCGCAAAACCCAGCTTGAACTGATCGGCGCTGATGAGGTTGGTGAGGTTAGAGGTGATCAGGGGCAAGCTGGCGGCGTCCACGATAAAGCCGGTGGCAAACAGCAGAGCCAGCCCAGCCGGGCGCTTGAGTTCGAGCAGTTCACATAACTCCAGAGCAACCGGCGTCAGGATCAGCACCGCGCCGTCATTGGCGAGGAGAGCGGCCAGCACCGCCCCAAACAAGATCAGCAGCACGAACAGCCGCGCCATGTTTCCACCGGCCCACCGCGCCAAGTGCAGCGCTACAAAGCGGAACAGCCCCGCTTCGCTGAGCAGCAGACTGAGGACAATCAGCGCGATGAGGGTGAAGGTGGCATTCCAAGTGGCTTGCCAGACCACCCACACGTCTGCCCACTGCACCAAGCCCAGCAGCAGCGCCGCCGATGCGCCCAGCCCAGCGCCCAGCGCGATATTGAGCTTAAAGGGACGGACGATCACCAAAAACAGCGTCGCGGCGAACACGGCCAGAGCAGCGAACAAAGTCACGGAGTCAGTTTAAGCGCTCTCCAGCAAAGTTCGGCGTGGCACTGAGCAGAAGCGTTTTGAGCGGCGCTCACGGCTTCAACCTCCCGACCACAAAAACATGGACGCTGAAACTGTTTCCAGCGCCTAAGCACCGCCGCAAAGCAGCCCAGACCGCCTTGTTACCCGCCCATAAGCGCTATATTTTCCGGCTGAGATGACTGCCGGCCTGCTGCCTCCCCACACTTTCAGCGTCGCCCCGATGCTCGACTGGACAGACCGCCACTGCCGGGTCTTTCACCGCACCCTCAGCAAGAGAGCGCTGCTGTATACCGAGATGATTACCACGGGAGCGCTACTGCACGGCGACGCCAAAAAGCACCTCGACTTCTCGCCCGTTGAGCATCCGCTGGCGTTGCAGCTCGGCGGCAGCGACCCCTTGGCACTGGCCGAGTGCGCCCGCATGGCTGAGCAGTGGGGCTATGACGAAATCAACCTGAATTGCGGCTGCCCGTCTGACCGGGTGCAGAGCGGCAGCTTCGGCGCTTGCCTGATGGCCACACCCGAGGTGGTGGCCCGCGTCGTAGACGCTATGCGCGGCGCGACCCATCTGCCCGTGACGGTCAAGCACCGCATCGGCATCGATGACCTCGACAGCTATGAGCTGCTATACCGCTTTGTTCAGACGGTGGCCGATGCGGGCTGCCAGACTTTTATCGTTCACGCCCGCAAAGCCTGGCTCA contains:
- a CDS encoding PadR family transcriptional regulator, with the translated sequence MDTNKLRGHLDLVLLATLEGGPLYGLKIIQEVQGRTEGAFSFKEGTLYPALHRLEKQKLIAASQQPSDIGGPPRKVYRLTESGEKRLREEQTGWRTFAKAMQPFGGV
- a CDS encoding ArsB/NhaD family transporter, whose product is MTLFAALAVFAATLFLVIVRPFKLNIALGAGLGASAALLLGLVQWADVWVVWQATWNATFTLIALIVLSLLLSEAGLFRFVALHLARWAGGNMARLFVLLILFGAVLAALLANDGAVLILTPVALELCELLELKRPAGLALLFATGFIVDAASLPLITSNLTNLISADQFKLGFAAYVAVMGPVNLAAVAAGLAALWWRFHKSLPAGYAVQGLPAPNSALQDTAVCGVGAGLLAALLISFFLAPRWGIPESLPALLAAAALLLTAWARGRPAVAVLKNAPWSVVVFSLGMYLVVYGLRNAGVTDAAGSVFAALWQRGSWALTYGLGGLMTLASAVSNNLPALLIGALGIEQAKLPPHAETLAVYANIVAANLGSKLTPLGSLATLLWLRLLAARKWQVSWGEYLRLAWAVTLPTLLLTLCALVLLHH
- a CDS encoding beta-propeller fold lactonase family protein; the encoded protein is MKLVRRLAVVLSLAALSPSHALNLYAHTAAGMLSPAVKGIPARVYVPNGLDSTVSVIDPKTFKVLSTFRVDTEPQHVVAAHDLQTLYVVSDKGRQSLTPIDPRSSQPGKPVPTPDPYNLYFTPDGKYALVVAENQARLDFLAVKTMTPAFSIAVPCQGVNHMDFSPDGQHLLAACEFSGDLIKLDLTSRSVTGKLHVGGMPQDVRIAPDGKVYYVADMMSNGLHVIDGSGPVPKKIGFIPTGKGAHGLYPSRDATRLFISNRDEGSVSVLNFAKRKLIAKWKIPGGGSPDMGSVSADGKQLWLSGRRSNVVYVFDTRSGKLLKKIKVGNGPHGLTFFPQPGRYSLGHTGNYR
- the dusA gene encoding tRNA dihydrouridine(20/20a) synthase DusA gives rise to the protein MTAGLLPPHTFSVAPMLDWTDRHCRVFHRTLSKRALLYTEMITTGALLHGDAKKHLDFSPVEHPLALQLGGSDPLALAECARMAEQWGYDEINLNCGCPSDRVQSGSFGACLMATPEVVARVVDAMRGATHLPVTVKHRIGIDDLDSYELLYRFVQTVADAGCQTFIVHARKAWLTGLSPKQNREVPPLRYDLVRQLTDDFPALTFVLNGGIQTLDDAQNHLTWAGGVMLGRAAYQTPYLLAAADRDVFGTDTLPPSRREAIEAFRPYLAEQLEQGVYLSRMLKHTLGLFAGHSGARHYKRTISERAFKDGAGLEVLADALAGIPDSVLDSRELLPPEREAKALAATM
- the thrS gene encoding threonine--tRNA ligase, with protein sequence MHVFLPDGKQLDLPEHATALDAARAIGPRLAQDALAATANGVLTDLVTPLPEGAEISLITKKNPGQAQSVFRHSLAHTMSQAVGEYYGRKGFPKEAVKRGVGPSIENGFYQDFDLPEPLREEDLPDIEAIMREIIGRNLDITRADVGKAAALEQFSYDPYKVELISELPEGEPITFYTQGEYVDLCRGPHFPSTGKLPTAFKLTSTSGAYWRGNEKNPILQRIYGVAFASQKELDEYLERLEEAKKRDHRKLGREMELFTIDPLVGKGLPLWLPNGTVLREELTRFLREQQFQRGYQGVITPNIGNLELYKVSGHYQNYSDSNFSPITVDDEQYMLKPMNCPHHVRIYAAKPRSYRDLPVRLAEFGTVYRYEQSGELNGLTRVRGFTQDDAHIFCRPDQLKTEFLNVLDLTVLVLKTFGMNDVRFRVGTRDEGGDKYVGSDENWTAAEAQIIEAVSEVGLPYSIEPGDAAFYGPKLDFVVRDVIGREWQLGTIQVDYNLPERFDISYTGEDGQEHRPVMIHRAPFGSLERFVGILIEHYGGDFPLWLAPRQIAIIPIADRHNPYAEELRAELHAAGLRAEVDDSSNRMNAKVRQAELSKIPVMLIVGDKEQEERAVSVRERTPEGHKERKGVGFDDLKAELLERYQTRA
- a CDS encoding HAAS signaling domain-containing protein, encoding MNEVERYLKRVTRGLARRQRIEVRAELESHIVERMQALQTQGLEPGDFAARVLSELGSPDEANQALRRVHYVHPALNVVVAVGVLAVTWMGWQLRMISAFPITDTPSSFADPRYPLRIVSSGDSGDQIKSLLSFSEVAGIFKGTPIKIVGNDERAQLVFSNHVSLDLGSAVRRKVEGMELPKKYGFYVTPPAFVDFNEMTLLILKSAWPISMDMSNTAVKISVDGQAFNMPSELAGMNTFPFLELWNQQIAELLSRPVQGSGFIDWDPLLSTKGKHIPLIVHDLIPKQIYALAIKRMNINDSTMPKGKYVSSMMTHADASGTSNFFNLNFSGKTLIKSFHFADSVKAWQKAPANTAILLKLDPTLKSPPEVIPRTGILTAK
- a CDS encoding fasciclin domain-containing protein — encoded protein: MKNTTVILFAALALGSASAQGTDTIASIVTKDAQFSTLLAALKAAGLDKTLAGKGPFTVFAPTNAAFAKIPKATLDALLKNKKELTKVLTYHVVAGDVMAADVVKMKSAKTLEGSSVKINVMGKNVMLDKANVTKTDIKASNGVIHVIDTVLMPKM